CCGTCCGGACGCGTTCGCCGCGCTGGATGGAGCGGAGATCGCGCGGCTTCCGGTCTGGCACGGGAAGGAGAAGGCGAGCCTCGGCGACTTCTTCCGGGTGAGCGGCGGCCGCTCGGACGAGGTCCGCGTCGCGGGCGATGCGAGCCGCGTCCAGCACCTCGGCAGCGGGATGGCGGGCGGCCGGCTGGTGATCGAGGGCAGCGCCGGCGCGCACGTGGGCGCGGGGATGACGGGCGGGCGCATCGTTGTCGAAGGCGATGCGGGGCCGTGGGCCGGCGCCGAGATGCGGGGCGGCGTGCTGGAAATCCGCGGCAACGCGGGCCCGCACCTCGCCGCGGCGTACGCGGGAAGCCCCCGCGGCATGACCGGCGGGCTCGTGCTCGTCCACGGCTCGGCGGGCGACCTCGTGGGCGAGCGGATGCGCCGCGGCGTCGTGGCGGTGGCCGGCGACGTGGGGGACTACGCCGGCACCGGGATGCTGGCCGGCACGCTCCTGGTCTTCGGCCGGCTCGGCCGGCGGCCGGGCGCCGGGCTGCGGCGCGGCACCATCGTCGCGGGCAGCGAGGTCGAGTTGCTGCCCACGTTCCGCTACGCCTGCACCTACCGCCCCACGTTCCTGCTCGTCTACCTGCGCAGGCTGCGCCAGGCGTACGGGTTCGACATCGAGCCGCGCTTCTTCGAGGGAGCGTACCGGCGCTACAACGGAGACTTCGCCGATCTCGGCAGAGGGGAGATCTTGGTATGGACCACGCCGTAGCCGCCGCATTGGGCCTCAACGAGCGTGCGGCGAAGATCGCCGACGCGATGGCCGCGGACGCCGACGCGCTGCGCGTCGCGGTCTCGATGCTCCCGTGCGCCGCGCGGGTCATCGATTGCGGCATCGCCGTACGGGGTGGACTGGAGGCCGGCCGCCTCATGGCCGAGGCCTGCATGGGCGGGCTCGGCCGTGTCCAGCTCACCGCC
The bacterium genome window above contains:
- a CDS encoding formylmethanofuran dehydrogenase subunit C, producing RPDAFAALDGAEIARLPVWHGKEKASLGDFFRVSGGRSDEVRVAGDASRVQHLGSGMAGGRLVIEGSAGAHVGAGMTGGRIVVEGDAGPWAGAEMRGGVLEIRGNAGPHLAAAYAGSPRGMTGGLVLVHGSAGDLVGERMRRGVVAVAGDVGDYAGTGMLAGTLLVFGRLGRRPGAGLRRGTIVAGSEVELLPTFRYACTYRPTFLLVYLRRLRQAYGFDIEPRFFEGAYRRYNGDFADLGRGEILVWTTP